A DNA window from Legionella sp. MW5194 contains the following coding sequences:
- a CDS encoding lipoprotein: protein MKLFRHGVLLATMTLLLAACGQKGPLYLPDHNPQNSSKVR, encoded by the coding sequence ATGAAACTGTTCCGACATGGCGTGTTGCTGGCAACAATGACCCTGCTCCTGGCCGCTTGCGGGCAGAAGGGCCCGCTGTACCTGCCTGACCATAACCCTCAAAACTCATCGAAAGTCCGTTAG
- the dapF gene encoding diaminopimelate epimerase, which yields MAIKFTKMHGLGNDFMVIDAIHQTPDLRPRTIARLAAHHTGIGFDQCLIVEKSTSPDTDFFYRIFNADGQEVGQCGNGARCLARFLHHYGLTDKKRITVATPTTRMQLFLNDDKTVTVDMGIPRLNPAEIPMFAVEKSSHYPIPLLDGTQLPVHAVNVGNPHAVLVVDEVANSPVATLGKEICEHRLFPEQVNVGFMEIVNPKQIRLRVYERGCGETSACGSGAVAAVAAGRLFHQLESTVKVILQGGELTVEWPDMNSPIQLTGPAVFVYEGVLLCA from the coding sequence ATGGCCATTAAGTTCACAAAAATGCACGGTCTTGGCAATGATTTCATGGTCATTGACGCCATTCATCAGACACCGGATTTACGCCCCCGGACAATTGCCCGCCTGGCCGCGCATCATACCGGCATCGGCTTTGATCAATGCCTTATAGTTGAAAAAAGCACGAGCCCGGATACTGATTTTTTTTATCGCATTTTTAACGCTGACGGCCAGGAGGTCGGGCAATGCGGCAATGGCGCCCGCTGTCTGGCGCGTTTTCTTCATCATTATGGCTTAACCGACAAGAAGCGCATCACAGTGGCCACCCCCACCACCCGCATGCAACTTTTCCTCAATGACGATAAGACGGTCACAGTCGACATGGGGATACCCCGGCTTAATCCGGCAGAGATCCCAATGTTTGCAGTGGAAAAGTCATCGCATTACCCCATTCCGCTACTGGATGGCACTCAACTGCCGGTGCACGCTGTCAACGTCGGCAATCCCCATGCGGTTTTGGTGGTTGATGAAGTGGCCAATAGCCCGGTTGCTACCTTGGGTAAGGAAATTTGCGAGCATCGTTTATTCCCTGAACAGGTGAATGTCGGTTTTATGGAAATTGTCAATCCAAAGCAAATCCGGCTACGGGTCTATGAGCGCGGCTGCGGTGAAACCAGCGCCTGCGGCAGTGGCGCGGTCGCGGCTGTTGCCGCAGGACGTCTTTTCCATCAGCTTGAATCCACCGTGAAAGTGATCCTGCAAGGTGGTGAGTTAACCGTGGAATGGCCTGATATGAATAGCCCCATACAGCTGACGGGTCCAGCCGTTTTCGTGTATGAAGGAGTTTTGTTATGCGCATAG
- the trkA gene encoding Trk system potassium transporter TrkA: protein MRIVILGAGQVGGTLARNLTRENNDITVVDLDEERLRELHHRLDIQTVQGSAAHPNILIAAGIEQADMLIAVTNSDEINMMGCQIAYSLFRTPTKIARIRSQYYFDYPQLFCNDHVPVDVCISPEKLVTEHIENLIDYPGATQVLDFADGRLLLITIKPKPGGVMVGKTIQQLYQHLELIDVRVVAIFRDKETLMPEENCEIKIDDDVLFVAPPQAIQQVLIALGRYTHPNRRIIIAGGGHIGTKLAQTLEDRYRIKVIDHNMTRAMDLAGQLNKGTVLQGDIADRDLLLNENIEFTDVFCAVTNDDEANIMSCLQAKRLGARHTMALVNRNAYVELIEDSSIDHAISPQLITIGSILTKLRRGNMIKVHRLNNGEQEAIELVIHGDQQTSKVIGRKLYEIDLPQGCSVMAVIREDKILMSDPKLTLEAGDHVVILLLKKRYLRQVESLFQVSLTFMS, encoded by the coding sequence ATGCGCATAGTGATTCTTGGTGCCGGTCAGGTTGGCGGTACGCTGGCACGTAATTTAACGCGCGAAAACAATGACATTACCGTGGTGGACCTGGACGAGGAACGCCTGCGGGAATTGCATCATCGCCTGGATATTCAGACAGTGCAGGGGTCGGCCGCACACCCCAATATTCTGATTGCTGCCGGCATTGAGCAGGCGGATATGCTGATTGCGGTGACCAACAGCGATGAAATCAACATGATGGGTTGCCAGATTGCCTACAGCCTGTTCCGCACGCCCACAAAAATCGCCCGCATCCGCTCGCAATACTATTTTGATTACCCACAGCTGTTCTGCAACGACCACGTGCCGGTGGATGTGTGCATCAGCCCCGAAAAACTGGTCACTGAACACATTGAGAATCTCATTGATTACCCTGGCGCAACCCAGGTGCTTGATTTTGCAGACGGCCGCCTGTTATTGATTACCATCAAACCGAAACCCGGGGGGGTGATGGTTGGCAAAACCATACAGCAGCTTTACCAGCATCTGGAACTTATCGATGTCCGGGTAGTGGCTATTTTCCGCGACAAGGAAACCTTGATGCCGGAGGAAAATTGCGAGATCAAAATTGATGATGATGTCTTGTTCGTCGCGCCCCCGCAGGCCATTCAGCAAGTCTTGATTGCCTTGGGCCGTTATACCCATCCGAACCGCCGCATTATTATTGCCGGTGGTGGCCATATCGGTACGAAACTCGCACAAACCCTTGAAGACCGCTACCGCATCAAAGTCATTGACCATAACATGACACGCGCCATGGATCTTGCCGGACAACTGAACAAGGGCACCGTTTTGCAGGGTGATATTGCTGACCGCGATCTGCTGCTGAATGAAAACATTGAATTTACTGATGTGTTTTGTGCCGTAACCAATGACGATGAAGCCAACATCATGTCCTGTCTCCAGGCGAAACGCTTGGGGGCCCGCCATACCATGGCTCTGGTTAATCGCAACGCGTATGTCGAATTGATTGAAGACAGCAGCATCGATCATGCCATTTCCCCGCAATTAATTACCATTGGCAGCATTCTGACTAAATTGCGGCGGGGGAATATGATCAAGGTCCACCGCCTGAACAATGGTGAACAGGAAGCCATTGAATTGGTTATCCATGGCGACCAGCAGACCTCGAAAGTCATTGGCCGGAAACTTTATGAAATCGATCTGCCGCAGGGTTGCTCTGTCATGGCGGTGATTCGGGAAGATAAAATCCTGATGAGTGATCCCAAACTGACGCTTGAGGCCGGCGATCACGTGGTGATTTTATTATTAAAAAAACGGTACCTGCGCCAGGTCGAGTCGCTGTTTCAAGTCAGCTTAACCTTTATGAGTTAA
- a CDS encoding TrkH family potassium uptake protein, whose protein sequence is MQIKTILRLIGLLLMMFSFSMVTPLLINVIFHEDFWKPFVTAFACTFFTGALLAFSFNGQQTELKIRDGFLIVALFWVVLCSFASLPFIFAISHHDHSITDAIFESVSGFTTTGASIIPHLEMLPHALLFYRQQLQFLGGMGIVVLAVAILPMLGVGGMQLYRAETPGPMKDSKLTPRIAQTAKALWSIYVLLTLLCMLCYWLAGMDWFDALGESFATVSTGGFSMHDASFAYYESDLIELIACLFMLLGGSSFALHFMILKKRSFRHYWEDEEFRSYIAFLIIVIGFVTWSLVINGFFDEKHHALIKSTFNIISMATTTGFISAPFSTWPTYVPVLIMLAALIGGCAASTSGGIKVIRALLIYKQSRREMYHLLHPNAIIPIKFGKQILPESILQSMWGFISVFLGLFIFLMLLFMALGNDFMTSFSSMIAGMANAGAGLGTVSQNFAGLTRASKWVLIFAMIAGRLEIFSLLIIFSRQFWQK, encoded by the coding sequence ATGCAAATTAAAACCATACTGCGCCTGATCGGTTTATTGTTGATGATGTTCAGCTTCAGCATGGTAACCCCCCTGCTGATTAACGTCATCTTTCATGAAGACTTCTGGAAACCCTTTGTTACCGCTTTTGCCTGTACTTTTTTTACCGGAGCCTTACTCGCTTTTTCGTTTAATGGGCAGCAGACCGAGCTTAAAATACGCGATGGTTTCCTGATTGTCGCCCTGTTCTGGGTCGTGCTGTGTTCCTTTGCCTCCCTGCCTTTTATTTTTGCCATCAGTCATCACGATCACAGCATCACCGATGCGATTTTTGAATCGGTTTCAGGGTTTACCACCACGGGCGCCAGCATCATTCCCCATTTGGAGATGCTACCGCATGCCCTCTTGTTTTACCGTCAACAACTGCAGTTTTTGGGGGGGATGGGTATTGTGGTTCTGGCTGTGGCCATTCTTCCCATGCTGGGCGTCGGAGGCATGCAGCTTTATCGTGCCGAAACGCCAGGCCCAATGAAGGACAGTAAATTAACACCGCGCATTGCCCAGACTGCCAAAGCATTGTGGTCTATTTATGTTTTGTTAACGCTCTTGTGCATGCTCTGCTACTGGCTTGCCGGCATGGATTGGTTTGATGCGCTGGGAGAAAGTTTTGCCACCGTGTCCACCGGCGGCTTTTCCATGCATGACGCCAGTTTTGCTTATTATGAAAGTGATTTGATTGAACTCATCGCCTGCCTCTTTATGTTGCTCGGCGGCTCCAGTTTCGCTCTGCATTTTATGATCCTTAAAAAACGAAGCTTCAGGCATTACTGGGAAGACGAAGAGTTTCGCAGCTACATCGCGTTTTTAATCATTGTCATTGGTTTTGTAACCTGGAGCCTGGTGATCAATGGCTTTTTTGATGAAAAACACCATGCCCTCATCAAGAGCACGTTTAATATTATCTCCATGGCCACCACCACGGGCTTTATTTCTGCCCCCTTCAGCACCTGGCCTACCTACGTCCCTGTTTTAATCATGCTGGCGGCCCTGATTGGCGGTTGCGCCGCATCCACTAGCGGCGGCATTAAAGTGATTCGTGCACTGCTTATTTATAAACAAAGCCGGCGCGAGATGTACCATCTGCTCCATCCCAATGCCATCATCCCCATTAAATTCGGTAAACAGATTTTGCCTGAATCCATTCTGCAATCGATGTGGGGTTTTATTTCTGTTTTTTTAGGCTTGTTTATTTTCCTGATGCTGCTGTTTATGGCCCTCGGGAATGACTTCATGACGTCCTTTTCCTCCATGATTGCCGGCATGGCGAATGCCGGCGCCGGCTTGGGCACGGTCAGCCAAAATTTTGCAGGCTTAACCCGTGCCAGTAAATGGGTTCTGATTTTTGCCATGATTGCGGGGCGACTTGAAATCTTTTCCCTGCTTATTATTTTTTCCCGGCAATTCTGGCAAAAATAA